One Microbacterium trichothecenolyticum DNA window includes the following coding sequences:
- a CDS encoding response regulator codes for MSETPVIRVVIADDNRPFRRGVRLRLEHADGIVVVGEAANGRDALAGALSEHADVVLMDLEMPEMNGIDATRAIVETSHGKTRVIVLTSHGEDHLVMRALGNGAAGYLLKTHDSAQLVEAIRAAHRGDALVSTHVTGPVLREIVDRRLTPADREKLASLSPTESRVVRLLSEGITSNEQLAAQLVVSVNTIRTHIQSSLRKVDVADRTQLALWGVRVGAELTPRPDGRF; via the coding sequence GTGAGTGAGACCCCAGTGATCCGGGTGGTGATCGCCGACGACAACCGTCCCTTCCGTCGCGGCGTGCGTCTGCGTCTGGAGCACGCCGACGGGATCGTCGTCGTGGGGGAGGCCGCGAACGGTCGCGACGCGCTCGCCGGAGCGCTGTCGGAGCACGCGGACGTGGTGTTGATGGATCTCGAGATGCCGGAGATGAACGGCATCGATGCCACGCGCGCCATCGTCGAGACATCGCACGGGAAGACCCGCGTCATCGTCCTGACCAGCCACGGCGAGGATCATCTGGTGATGCGCGCTCTCGGCAACGGCGCCGCCGGCTACCTGCTGAAGACCCACGACAGTGCCCAACTGGTCGAGGCGATCCGTGCCGCGCACCGCGGCGACGCGCTCGTGTCGACACACGTGACCGGTCCCGTCCTGCGAGAGATCGTCGACCGCCGACTCACCCCGGCGGACCGCGAGAAGCTCGCGTCGCTCAGCCCGACCGAGAGTCGCGTCGTCCGTCTTCTCAGCGAGGGGATCACCTCCAACGAGCAGCTCGCCGCACAGCTCGTGGTGTCGGTGAACACCATCCGCACTCACATCCAGTCGTCGCTGCGCAAGGTCGACGTCGCCGACCGCACCCAGTTGGCGCTGTGGGGGGTGCGCGTCGGCGCGGAGCTCACCCCTCGTCCGGATGGACG